TGCCGACCCTTCCCGCCCCCCGGAGCCGCCGGCGGCCGGACCCGCCGCGCCCAGGACGGCGAGCCCAACCACGGCCGTCCACCACGGCCCGGGCAGCAGGCATCCCGCCCACAGCGCCGCGGCGAGCACCCAGGCCGCCGCGGCGCTCACGGCCGGCCCCGGGGCGCGCGGGACGCGCGGGGCGCGCGGGCCGCCCCGCCGGATCGCAGCCTTGGTCGCATGATGTGCGACCGATGCCGCAAGCCGCGCAGAGGCGCGGGGCGCATCACACGGCCACGAGCTCGGCGACGGCCTGGAACTTCTTCTCCCCGATCCCGGGCACGTCGCGGAGGTCGCCGACTGCGGTGAAGCCGCCGGCCTGGTCGCGGTGCGCGGCGATGCGCTCGGCGAGGACCGGGCCGATGCCCGGAAGCTGCTCGAGGTCGGCGGGCGTCGCACGGTTGAGGTCGAGTCGACCGTCGGGCCGCCACGGCGACGCCGCCGCGGCCGCGGGCTCGGCCGGGGCGTCGCCCTGGCCGGCCGGTGCGGGTCCGGGCACAAGCAGCTGCTCGCCGTCGGTCAGCGGACGAGCGAGGTTGAGCGCGTCGAGCAGCGCATCGGGCAGGGGGCCGCCGGCCTTCTCGAGTGCGTCGGCCACCCGCGCCCCGCCGGGCAGGCGGTACAAACCCGGGGCGGCGACCGCACCCGCGACGTGCACGACGAGCTCCTCGTCGGCGAACGCAAGGCCATCGGGCACGGCCGGCGCCTCCGGCTCGGCGGCCCCCGGCCGCGCGAGCACCCAGAGCAGCACGAGCGCCGCGACGGCGCCGGCGACGAGCACGACGAGACCCGCGAGCTCGGCGGGCGAGCAGCCGAGCCCCGCGAGCCCCCGCCGCAGGCGCTCAGCGAAGGCCGCGTCGTCGTGCGGGTCGGTCAGCGTGCCCATGCGGGCGACGGTACGACCGTCCCAGCCCAACCGGAGCGTTTTTCCCGCCGGCTGTGGACATCCCACGCCGGCTCGCGGGCGGGCCGGTCCCGCGGGCAGCTTTCCCGCGCCGCCGCGGGAATCCTGACGTCCCCGGCGCCGGCCGCCCCCGCGCCGCGCCGCGCCGACGAGCGTCTAGGAGGCGGCCCTCGTCACGAAGTTCAGCATGCGGTCGGGCACCCAGACGACCTTCACCACCTCGCGGCCCTCGAGGTGGCGCGCGACGTTCGCCAGGCCTCGCGCGGCGCCGACGGCGTCGGCCTGGGACGCGCCCGCGGGCAGCTCGGTCGTGTCACGCAGCTTGCCGTCGACCTGGACGGGGATGCGCTTGCTGTCCTCGACGACGAGGTGCGGCGCGTACCTCGGCCAGCTCTGGGCGTGCACGGAGTCCGCGTGACCCAGGCGGTGCCACAGCTCCTCGGTCACGTGCGGGGCGATCGGTGAGAGCATCACCTGGATGGCCTCCAGCGCCTCGGTCACCGCAGGACCCCGCACGCCGGCGTCGCGGAAGGCGGCCGAGACCTGGTTCGCGAGCGTCATGAGCTTCGCTATGGCGGTGTTGTACTTGAACGCCTCGTAGTCCTCGGTCACGGCGGCGATCGTCTTGTGCGTCGCCCGCCGCAGCGCGAGCTCCCCGGAGCCGTCCGACCCCGAGCCGTCCGACCCGGATCCGTTCGACCCCTCCGGCGCCACGACCTCGTCGACGAGGCGCACGAGGCGCGACAACCAGCGGAACAGCCCGGCGGGCGACACGTCCGCCCAGTCGACGTCGTCCTCGATCGGTCCGGCGAACAGCATCGTCGCGCGCAGCGTGTCCGCCCCGTACTCGGCGTAGACGGTCTTCGGCTCGACCACGTTGCCGCGGCTCTTGCTCATCGCCGACCCGCCGTGGAGCACCATGCCCTGGGACTTCAGTCGTGTGAACGGCTCGACGAAGCCGAGGTGGCCGAGGTCGTGGAGGGCCTTGGTGAAGAACCGGGCGTAGAGCAGGTGGAGGATCGCATGCTCGATGCCGCCCGTGTACTGGTCGACGGGCATCCAGCGGTGCACCGCGTCGCGGTCGAACGGCACGTCGTCGCGGTCGGGCGAGCAGTAGCGCAGGAAGTACCACGACGAGTCGACGAACGTGTCCATCGTGTCGGTCTCGCGCCGCGCCTCGCCGCCGCAGCGGGGGCAGGCGACCTTGCCCCACGTCGGGTGGGTGGCGAGTGGGGACTCCCCGGTGGGACGGAACTCGACCTCGCTCGGGTCGGGCAGCCGGACCGGCAACTCGGACGCGGGCACGGGCACGACATCGCACGTCGGGCAGTGCACCACCGGGATCGGGCAGCCCCAGAAGCGCTGACGGGAGACGAGCCAGTCGCGCAGCCGGAAGTTGACGGCTTGGCGGCCGAGGCCCTTCGCGGCGAGGTCGTCGGTGATCGTGCGCTTGGCCTCGGGCCAGGGCAGCCCGTCATAGCCGGGCGAGTGCACAACGACCCCGTCGCCGGGGGCGGCCTCCGTCATCGTCGCCTCGTCGAGGTCCGCGCCCTCGACCTGCACGACCACACGTACGGGCAGGTCGTAGGCCCGCGCGAAGTCGAGGTCGCGCTGGTCGTGGGCGGGCACCGCCATGATCGCTCCGGTGCCGTACTCGAGGAGGACGTAGTCGGCGGCGTAGATGGGCAGCAGGTCACCGTTGACCGGGTTCACGGCGTGGACGCCGAGGGCGATGCCTTCCTTGTCCGCGTCGGTCGACTGCCGCTCGATCTCGCTCTTGCGCAGGACCCGGTCGTGGAAGGCCGCGAAGGCCTCGCCGGTGCCGCCGATCTCGGCCCACGCGCGCGCCCGCGGGTGCTCGGGAGCGACGACGAAGAACGTCGCCCCGAACAGCGTGTCGGGCCGCGTCGTGAACACGACGATGTCCTCGCCGGTCTCGGAGATGTGGAAGACGACCTCCGCGCCCTCGCTGCGGCCGATCCAGTTGCGCTGCAGGGCGAGCACCCGCTGCGGCCACGTGTCAGCGAGCTCGGCCATGTCGTCGAGCAGGCGCTGCGCGAAGTCGGTGATCTTGAGGAACCACTGCCGCAGCGCCTTCTTCGTCACCTCCGTGTCGCAGTACTCGCACCTGCCGTCGCCCACCTGCTCGTTGGCGAGCACGGTCTTGCACGACGGGCACCAGTTGACGTTCGCGTCCTTGCGGTAGGCCCAGCCCGCCTCGAGCAGCTGGAGGAAGATCCACTGCGTCCAGCGGTAGTACTCGGGGTCGCTCGTGTGCAGCCGGCGCGACCAGTCCCAGGAAAGCCCGAGGCGGCGCATCGTCGCGGCCTGTGTCTCGATGTTGTCGTACGTCCACTGCTTGGGGTCGATGCCCCGGCGGATGGCGGCGTTCTCCGCGTTCAGCCCGAACGAGTCCCAGCCGATCGGGTTCATGACCTCGAAGCCACGCAGCCGCTGGTAGCGCGCGACGGCGTCGGCGAGGCTGAACGCCTCGACGTGGCCCATGTGCAGGTCCCCGGACGGGTAGGGGAACATGTGCAGGGCGTAGAAGGGGGGCTTGTCGCTCGCGTCGTCGGCGACGTTCTGGCCGTCGCACTCCCAGACCTCCTGCCAGCGCGGTTCGATCTCGTGGGGGTCGTAACCGGTGGCCACGCGGACGCTCCTCGGGGGTGGTGGACTGCCAGCGAGTCTAGCGAGGTGCTCGGTGCGGGCCGCTGCTACACTCGCCCTCGCTTCGGGGCGTTAGCTCAGTTGGTAGAGCGCGACGCTGGCAGTGTCGAGGTCAGGGGTTCGATTCCCCTACGCTCCACCCCGATCCCCCCCGTTCCCCCCGGCCCGCGCGCACCACCTCGAGCAGGAGACCACCGTCGGGAGCATCAGCGCCACCGAGGCTGCCGCGTGAGTGCGAGCCCCGGCTGCCCTGGATCTGGCTACGGCCGCACGCTGTCGTGTGGCTCCTGGCCGGCTTCCTCGCCCTGACGGCGGTCGGCGCCGCGACGGCCGTCGTCGTCACGGGGGCAGCACCCGTATGGGCGAACGGTGTGCCCGTCGACGGCGCCGCGTCGCTCGAGTCGCTGGACCTGACCCCTCAGACGGAGACGCTCGCGCCCGACGAGGTGGCGGTCGACGCCGCGGTCGCCTCGTGGCTGGCCCAGCGGCGGCGCGGCTGGTTGCTCGGCGCCGCCACGTTCGCCGCGCACGCCGCGAAGATCTGGGTGACGGCCCCGATCGTCGTCGTCGTCGGGGTGGTGGTGTGGCGCCGGACGGGCAGGGTGAGCGCGCTGTGGCTGCCCGCGCTCGCCCTCGTCGGCGGCCTCGCGCTGTCCGTGGCGGTCAAGTTCCTCGTGTTCCGGCCCCGCCCGCCGGCTGAGGTGGCGGCGGTCGACGCGTTCGGGCCCTCCTACCCTTCGGGGCACGTCATCCGCGCTGCCGCCGTGTACGGGGCGCTCGCCTGGCTGGTCGCCGTCACGACGACGCGGCGGCGGCGGCAGGCGGCCGCGTGGGGAGTCGCCGCGGCGCTCGTCGCCGTGGTCGCGGCCGCCCGGGTGTACGAGGGGGCCCACTGGGTCACCGACGTCCTCGCCAGCCTGCTCCTCGGCGTCGGATGGCTCGTCGTGATACTCGGCGCGAGTGGCGTCCTGCGAAGGCCGCGCTAGCCTCGGCGCGATGCCGATGCTGCTGTCCCCACGGCCCGGGTCCCGGGCGCACCGTGCGGTGGCTGGGCTGCTCACCGGCCTGGCGGGGCTCATCGTGGTCGGCTGCGCGGCGGCGGTACTCGGTCGGTCCGTCGTGCCCGGGCTGGCGGCGAGCGGGCTCGACGCCGAGGTCACCGCCTTCCTCGTCGACAACCGCCGTCCCTGGTTGACCGCCGTGAGCCGTGCCGCGTCGGCCATGGCCGACCTGCAGGTGGTGGCCCTGCTCGTACTCGCGCTCGGCGTCGCCGGCGGGTTGCGCGCCCGGCGCTGGAACCTGCTGTGGGTGCCCGCCGTCGCGGGCGGCGGCGCGCTCGTGATCTCGGCGGTCGTGAAGCTCGTCACGGCGCGCGCCCGTCCTCCCCTGTCCGCCGCCATCGTCGACGCCTACGGGCTGGCCTTCCCCTCGGGCCACGCCCTGCGTGCCGTCGCGGTCTTCGGCGCGCTCGCCTTCGTCGCCGCCGCCGCAACGAAGCGCCCCGCCGCTCGGGTGCTCCCCTGGGGCTGCGCAGGCGCGCTCGTGGCCGCCGTCGGCTTCGCCCGGGTCTACCTCGGCGCGCACTGGGTGACCGACGTCCTCGCGGGGTACGCGCTCGGCGCGGCGTGGCTCGCTCTGGTGCTCGTCGCCACGGGGACGGCAGTGAGGGTGCGCCCTTCCCCGCAGCCGCCCGCCCCGGTTCGCGACCTCGACGCGTTGGGTGACGCAGGCCGCCCGCGCCGCAGGGTCGGGCGGGCCCGTGAGAGGTGATCGCCATGGCTGCCGACCGCTCCGACGTCGTCTGTGCGCAGCGGACGTCTGAAGGTCGTCAAGGTGAACGTCGACGAGGCGCCCGGCGTCGCGGCACGGTTCGCCGCGCGGTCGATGCCCACGCTCGTCCTCACGCGCGGTGACCGGGAGCGGTCCGTCGGGTGCCGCAGTCGGGGCTGGCCGCGGGGTGGGCACTCGGATGACTCCTCCCGTCGGTGCTCCTCGCGGCCGCGTCCGGCCCGCTCCTGACCCTCGCCGCGCTCGCGGTCGCGACGAATAAGGTGGAGGGCCTCACCGTCCTCAAAGGCCTCGGCATTTCCGTTCATCGCGCCGGTGGCCACGTGGTTCGTTGAAGGGCCGTGGGCGGCGGCGTTCGCCCCGCTGCCGACCCTGTGGGCCGTCCGCAGCCTGCGCGCGGGCGTCGAGGGGCGAGTGGACCTGGTCGGGATCGCGTCGGCGTGCCGCTGCTGCTCGCGTCCGCGGCCGTGATGTGGCCCCGCGTGCGCGGGCGGCTGTCCGCGCGAGCCTGACCGGCCGCCGGTCGGCCAGCGTCCCGGGCGGGCTACCGGCGGGCGTGCTCCCAGAAGCGCAGCCTGCGGGGGTTCCCGCGCATGACCGGCGTGAAGTCGCCGGTGGCGCCCGCCCCGTCCACCGGAGGCTCCTCGCGCCCGCAGAAGACCATTCCGAGCTCGGGGCTGTACCGGGTCGTGGGGCGCCCGCACACGCCGCAGGGCCGAGGTGCCGCAAGGTGTTCGATGCTAAGCTCCGCCATTGTGCTCTGCACTTCCTTGGAACCTTGATGTCGCGTCGTCGCCGGCGCCCAGACGGCCCGGCCTTTGTTTACACCTTAACGGCTCGGCATCCCGGCGCAGCGGCCGGACCCCGGCCGGTCGGCCACCCCGCTTTGCCGAAAGCGCCCGCCTGCAGGCCGAGCGCGTCTGCTGGGGCGCTACCGCTTCGCTACTCGAGCGCTGATGGTGGCGCTACCGCTTCGCTACTTGAGCGCTAGCCGGGCGTGCCCCACAGGAGGTGCCCGGTGCGGTTGTAGGCGGCGAGCAGCGCCATCCCACGCGCAAGGGCCGCGGCCGTCGGCGCGTCGAGCAGGCTGACCGCGCAGTTGCCCACGGACTCGAGTCCACGGTGGCCTCCGGCGGGCAGGCCCAGACCGGCGGCGACCGCCACCCGGATCGGGCCGCCGTGGGTGAACACGAGCACGGTCGCGATGCGGTCGGTGGCGTCCCGCCGCGCCCGCGCGACCACGTCGTCGAGTGCCGCGACCACGCGCGCGCGCAGGGCGGCGAACGTCTCGCCGCCGCCGGCGGCGACGTCCTCACCGCGTGCCCAGGCCGAGAAGGTGTCGGCGTCCGTGGTCGCGACCTCCGTGCGGGACCGGCCCGTCCACGCGCCCACGTCGAGCTCGCGCAGGCGCTCGTCGATGCGCACGGGCAGCGCCGGCAGGATCTCCTCGGTTGCCGCGGCGGTCTCGGCGACGCGGACGAGGTCGCTGCGCACGATCGCGGTCGCCCCCGCATGGAAGCGCGCCAGCGCCCGGGCGGTGGCGGTGGCCTGCGCCCGCCCGCGGGCGGTCAGTCCC
The Egibacteraceae bacterium genome window above contains:
- a CDS encoding ComEA family DNA-binding protein — translated: MGTLTDPHDDAAFAERLRRGLAGLGCSPAELAGLVVLVAGAVAALVLLWVLARPGAAEPEAPAVPDGLAFADEELVVHVAGAVAAPGLYRLPGGARVADALEKAGGPLPDALLDALNLARPLTDGEQLLVPGPAPAGQGDAPAEPAAAAASPWRPDGRLDLNRATPADLEQLPGIGPVLAERIAAHRDQAGGFTAVGDLRDVPGIGEKKFQAVAELVAV
- a CDS encoding phosphatase PAP2 family protein gives rise to the protein MWLLAGFLALTAVGAATAVVVTGAAPVWANGVPVDGAASLESLDLTPQTETLAPDEVAVDAAVASWLAQRRRGWLLGAATFAAHAAKIWVTAPIVVVVGVVVWRRTGRVSALWLPALALVGGLALSVAVKFLVFRPRPPAEVAAVDAFGPSYPSGHVIRAAAVYGALAWLVAVTTTRRRRQAAAWGVAAALVAVVAAARVYEGAHWVTDVLASLLLGVGWLVVILGASGVLRRPR
- a CDS encoding phosphatase PAP2 family protein, which produces MPMLLSPRPGSRAHRAVAGLLTGLAGLIVVGCAAAVLGRSVVPGLAASGLDAEVTAFLVDNRRPWLTAVSRAASAMADLQVVALLVLALGVAGGLRARRWNLLWVPAVAGGGALVISAVVKLVTARARPPLSAAIVDAYGLAFPSGHALRAVAVFGALAFVAAAATKRPAARVLPWGCAGALVAAVGFARVYLGAHWVTDVLAGYALGAAWLALVLVATGTAVRVRPSPQPPAPVRDLDALGDAGRPRRRVGRARER
- the leuS gene encoding leucine--tRNA ligase, which encodes MATGYDPHEIEPRWQEVWECDGQNVADDASDKPPFYALHMFPYPSGDLHMGHVEAFSLADAVARYQRLRGFEVMNPIGWDSFGLNAENAAIRRGIDPKQWTYDNIETQAATMRRLGLSWDWSRRLHTSDPEYYRWTQWIFLQLLEAGWAYRKDANVNWCPSCKTVLANEQVGDGRCEYCDTEVTKKALRQWFLKITDFAQRLLDDMAELADTWPQRVLALQRNWIGRSEGAEVVFHISETGEDIVVFTTRPDTLFGATFFVVAPEHPRARAWAEIGGTGEAFAAFHDRVLRKSEIERQSTDADKEGIALGVHAVNPVNGDLLPIYAADYVLLEYGTGAIMAVPAHDQRDLDFARAYDLPVRVVVQVEGADLDEATMTEAAPGDGVVVHSPGYDGLPWPEAKRTITDDLAAKGLGRQAVNFRLRDWLVSRQRFWGCPIPVVHCPTCDVVPVPASELPVRLPDPSEVEFRPTGESPLATHPTWGKVACPRCGGEARRETDTMDTFVDSSWYFLRYCSPDRDDVPFDRDAVHRWMPVDQYTGGIEHAILHLLYARFFTKALHDLGHLGFVEPFTRLKSQGMVLHGGSAMSKSRGNVVEPKTVYAEYGADTLRATMLFAGPIEDDVDWADVSPAGLFRWLSRLVRLVDEVVAPEGSNGSGSDGSGSDGSGELALRRATHKTIAAVTEDYEAFKYNTAIAKLMTLANQVSAAFRDAGVRGPAVTEALEAIQVMLSPIAPHVTEELWHRLGHADSVHAQSWPRYAPHLVVEDSKRIPVQVDGKLRDTTELPAGASQADAVGAARGLANVARHLEGREVVKVVWVPDRMLNFVTRAAS
- a CDS encoding histidine phosphatase family protein, producing the protein MLVRHGESEWNAAGILQGHGGPGLTARGRAQATATARALARFHAGATAIVRSDLVRVAETAAATEEILPALPVRIDERLRELDVGAWTGRSRTEVATTDADTFSAWARGEDVAAGGGETFAALRARVVAALDDVVARARRDATDRIATVLVFTHGGPIRVAVAAGLGLPAGGHRGLESVGNCAVSLLDAPTAAALARGMALLAAYNRTGHLLWGTPG